One genomic segment of Primulina huaijiensis isolate GDHJ02 unplaced genomic scaffold, ASM1229523v2 scaffold32015, whole genome shotgun sequence includes these proteins:
- the LOC140967991 gene encoding 1-aminocyclopropane-1-carboxylate synthase-like — MENMLKNQEQLLSKIATNEGHGENSAFFDGWKAYDMNPYHPTKNLNGVIQMGLAENQLSFDLIQEWVKNNPRASICTAEGTDELKDIAIFQDYHGLPKFRNAVARFMEKVRGNRVQFDPDRIVMSGGATGAQETLAFCLADPGDAFLVPTPYYPGNDRDLTWRTRIQLVPVVCDSSNNFKITRIALETAYQTAQESNIKIKGLLLNNPSNPLGTVLDRETLTDSLSFTQEKKIHLICDEIYSATVFSQPGFISIADIVKENIASCNLDLIHIVYSLSKDLGFPGFRVGIIYSYNDMVTDCARKMSSFGLVSTQTQHLIASMLSDYAFVDKFLKESSKRLATRHGLLCGKLAKVGIRSLKGNSGLFCWMDLRRLLKENTFEAEMELWRVIINEVKINVSPGASFHCSEPGWFRVCFANMDDETMMVAMNRILKFVIQSKEIEANNSRKQCWGSKLEISLSFRRSDEFFMAPHKMSPHSPMSSPLVRART; from the exons ATGGAGAACATGTTGAAAAATCAAGAACAACTCTTATCCAAGATTGCCACCAATGAAGGACACGGCGAAAACTCGGCGTTTTTCGACGGTTGGAAGGCTTATGACATGAATCCTTATCATCCCACCAAGAACCTAAATGGGGTTATTCAAATGGGATTAGCAGAAAACcag CTTTCATTTGATTTGATCCAAGAATGGGTTAAGAACAACCCAAGGGCCTCAATTTGCACCGCAGAAGGTACAGATGAACTTAAGGATATTGCAATATTTCAAGATTATCACGGCTTACCAAAATTCAGAAAT GCTGTGGCAAGATTCATGGAGAAAGTGAGGGGAAATCGAGTCCAATTCGATCCGGACCGTATTGTGATGAGTGGAGGTGCAACAGGAGCTCAAGAAACTTTAGCTTTCTGCTTGGCTGATCCTGGTGATGCATTCTTGGTCCCGACTCCTTACTATCCAGG AAACGATCGAGATCTAACATGGCGAACAAGAATACAGCTAGTACCCGTCGTCTGCGACAGCTCCAACAATTTCAAGATCACCCGAATCGCCTTAGAGACCGCGTACCAAACAGCTCAAGAATCGAACATCAAAATAAAGGGTTTACTTCTAAACAATCCATCAAACCCTTTAGGCACAGTACTAGACAGAGAAACCTTAACAGACTCATTAAGCTTCACTCAGGAGAAGAAAATACATTTAATTTGTGATGAAATTTACTCCGCAACAGTCTTCAGCCAGCCTGGTTTTATCAGCATAGCCGATATAGTCAAAGAAAACATAGCTAGCTGCAACTTGGATCTTATCCATATTGTCTACAGTTTGTCCAAGGATCTCGGTTTTCCTGGATTCAGAGTCGGTATCATATACTCATACAATGATATGGTCACAGATTGTGCGAGAAAAATGTCGAGTTTTGGGCTTGTTTCTACTCAGACACAGCACCTGATAGCTTCTATGCTGTCGGATTACGCTTTTGTGGACAAATTCCTCAAAGAAAGCTCAAAGAGATTAGCCACGAGGCATGGTTTGTTATGCGGAAAACTAGCTAAAGTTGGGATCAGAAGTTTGAAAGGAAATTCCGGGCTTTTTTGCTGGATGGACTTAAGAAGGCTGCTTAAAGAAAATACGTTTGAGGCAGAAATGGAGCTCTGGAGAGTGATAATCAATGAAGTTAAGATCAACGTTTCGCCCGGTGCATCATTCCATTGTTCTGAGCCAGGATGGTTTCGAGTTTGTTTTGCAAATATGGATGATGAAACCATGATGGTTGCAATGAATAGAATACTTAAATTTGTGATACAAAGCAAGGAGATTGAGGCAAATAATTCAAGGAAACAATGTTGGGGAAGTAAGCTTGAAATTAGCTTATCTTTTAGGAGATCGGATGAATTTTTTATGGCGCCTCACAAGATGTCTCCTCACTCGCCTATGTCATCGCCCCTCGTTCGAGCCAGGACTTGA